A section of the Streptomyces sp. V3I8 genome encodes:
- a CDS encoding cytochrome P450, translating to MDAVKPDILYNPRDPKMRSDPYPFYARLRETEPVHQSPFGFWVVSGYDEAAALLRDPRLTSEFHRDAKWAEHRGGWESPVVSDTRRWMLMLDGRAHRRIRSLVNPVFSAGSIQKMRPQISEILTKVLDHMGEGEGIDLIDSLALPLPVTVICGLVGLPVEDRDQCRKWTEAIGHVVDPALDEVTQKAMNQSVLEFRSYIAEHLAKRRTDPQDDILTRLMLAEVDGERLTDDEIIGNVLLLFNAGHETTVNLIGNGTLALLRHPEQLRILRNDPGLIEQGVDEFVRYDAPVQLVARITTSDVAVGGRTIPSGSKLMILLGAANRDPRRYDNPDSLDVTRTDIKPLAFGGGPHYCIGALLGKLEGRLVFRELLRRYKSVSLTTEDVVWRPHVNFRGLSELRVDLVS from the coding sequence ATGGACGCAGTGAAGCCGGATATTCTCTACAACCCCCGCGATCCGAAAATGCGCAGCGATCCTTATCCGTTCTACGCACGGCTTCGCGAGACCGAACCGGTCCACCAGAGCCCTTTCGGGTTCTGGGTCGTCTCCGGATATGACGAAGCCGCAGCCCTCCTGCGGGACCCGCGGCTCACCAGCGAGTTCCACCGGGACGCCAAATGGGCGGAGCACCGCGGCGGCTGGGAGAGTCCCGTGGTGAGCGACACCCGACGCTGGATGCTCATGCTGGACGGCCGGGCCCACCGGCGCATCCGCAGCCTGGTCAACCCGGTGTTCAGCGCGGGCTCCATCCAGAAGATGCGCCCGCAGATCTCCGAGATCCTCACGAAGGTCCTGGACCACATGGGCGAGGGCGAGGGCATCGACCTCATCGACTCCCTCGCGCTGCCGCTGCCGGTCACGGTGATCTGCGGTCTCGTCGGCCTGCCCGTCGAGGACCGGGACCAGTGCCGCAAGTGGACCGAGGCGATCGGGCACGTCGTCGACCCGGCCCTGGACGAGGTCACCCAGAAGGCCATGAACCAGTCGGTGCTGGAGTTCCGCTCCTACATCGCCGAACACCTCGCCAAACGGCGCACCGACCCGCAGGACGACATCCTGACCCGGCTGATGCTCGCCGAGGTGGACGGCGAACGGCTCACCGACGACGAGATCATCGGCAATGTGCTGCTGCTCTTCAACGCCGGTCACGAGACGACCGTCAACCTCATCGGCAACGGCACGCTGGCTCTGCTGCGCCACCCGGAGCAGCTCCGGATCCTGCGGAACGACCCCGGCCTCATCGAGCAGGGCGTCGACGAGTTCGTCCGCTACGACGCCCCCGTCCAGCTCGTCGCCCGTATCACCACGTCGGACGTCGCCGTCGGCGGGAGGACCATCCCCTCCGGGTCGAAACTGATGATCCTGCTCGGCGCCGCCAACCGCGATCCGCGCCGGTACGACAACCCCGATTCCCTGGACGTGACGCGCACCGACATCAAGCCGCTCGCCTTCGGCGGGGGCCCGCACTACTGCATCGGCGCGCTCCTCGGGAAACTCGAAGGCCGCCTCGTCTTCCGTGAACTGCTGCGGCGCTACAAGAGCGTCTCCCTCACCACGGAGGACGTCGTGTGGCGCCCGCACGTCAACTTCCGCGGACTGAGTGAGCTGCGGGTCGACCTGGTCTCCTGA